ACTCGTTCTGATCCTGCTGGCATTGATCCCGACACCGATTGGCGTGTTTTTGGCCATCCCGGTGTCGTTTTTGGCGTCAAACAACATCGTGCCAAGCTGGGTGCGTAACATCACGCGGACTTTTATCACCATACAGCGGGGTATCCCCGAGATCGTGGTGATGGTGCTCATGACGGCGGCTTTTGGCCTGGGGGCTTATCCGGGGATTATGGCCATAACCGTCGGCTCGATTGGCATGTTGGCCAAGTTGTTTGCCGATGCCATTGAGGAGGTAGACGAAAAGGCTCTGGAGTCGCTGGAGTGCACCGGTGCTTCGAAATGGCAGGTGGTGCGTTACGGGATTATCCCGGAGGTGATTCCCACGATCATCTCCACATCGATTTTTAGATTCGAAATCAACATGCGCCAGGCGGGCTTGCTGGGGGCCGTTGGGGCGGGTGGCTTGGGTTACGAATTGAGCACATCCATGCTCGCGTTGGAATACGAGCGGGCAGCCGCTGTCATTTTAATGCTCTTGGTGCTCATTTTTACAGCGGAGAAATTATCCGATTGGCTGCGTTCTGTGATTTTCAAAGGAGACGATCTCAAATGAGCACCGCAATCGATGTCCCCCCCGAACTCCTCCCATCCCGTAAATTCTTAAAGAATCTCGGGGTCTTTGGCGGGATTTTTGGGTTCCTCGTGGGCGCTTTTATCTATCAGGGGACCAACCCTTTTATGTTCTTCACCGAGTTTCACCATGTGGTGAACTTGTTTAAGGATATGGTGCCGCTCAATGTGGACCTCTTCAGTTCGGAGAAACTGTGGGCCTCCATGATCCAAACTATCTCGATGGCGTTCTTGGGGACTTTTGGCGGGGGCTTTTTGGCTTTTATTATGGCATTCTTCGCCGCGCGGAATACAGCGCCCAATGCGTTCACGCGCGGCCTGTTCAGAGCGTTTTTGGCGATCCAGCGCGTCGCCCCTGATTATGCGATCATGCTGGTTATCATCACCACGGTCGGCTTTGGACCGTTTGCGGGGACGATTGCTCTCATAATCGGATCGACTGGGATGTTTGGGAAGTTCTTTGCGGATGCTATCGAGAATGTGAATCCCAAGCCTCAGGAGAGCGTGCGGGTGTTGGGGGCTTCAAAAACTCAGGAAATCCGCTACGGGATCGTGCCGCTGGTGCTACCCAGTTTCGTCGCCAACGGCTTTTTCCTTCTAGAAATCAATGTCGGGGCTGCCATCGCATTGGGCGTCTATGGCGGCGGGGGGTTAGGCTTTCATCTCAATGTCGCCGGGGACACGCTACAGTACCAAGACCTCCTGGCCTATGTCGTCTTCATCTTGGTTATGATGATCTGTATCGAGCGGGTATCCGATCGTTTCCGTAAACGCATTTTCAATAAGGGAATTACTCTAAAGTAAGGATTGTTCTATGTCTCAAACGACTCTCATCACGAATGCCCGAATCGTAACACGGAGGGAGGATTTTGAAGGATCTCTCGTTGTCGAGGATGGGCTGATTGTAGAGATCCTTAAGGACCGCTATCTGCCCGAAG
The genomic region above belongs to Opitutales bacterium and contains:
- the phnE gene encoding phosphonate ABC transporter, permease protein PhnE, giving the protein MGDVAQLETAQHAALKPYGPGKKWRLLGRLFFVLLVVGLASWRVEVDLITLIQDLPSGLNRSKDFFNPLFSAIPELLVPALVLILLALIPTPIGVFLAIPVSFLASNNIVPSWVRNITRTFITIQRGIPEIVVMVLMTAAFGLGAYPGIMAITVGSIGMLAKLFADAIEEVDEKALESLECTGASKWQVVRYGIIPEVIPTIISTSIFRFEINMRQAGLLGAVGAGGLGYELSTSMLALEYERAAAVILMLLVLIFTAEKLSDWLRSVIFKGDDLK
- a CDS encoding ABC transporter permease subunit, yielding MSTAIDVPPELLPSRKFLKNLGVFGGIFGFLVGAFIYQGTNPFMFFTEFHHVVNLFKDMVPLNVDLFSSEKLWASMIQTISMAFLGTFGGGFLAFIMAFFAARNTAPNAFTRGLFRAFLAIQRVAPDYAIMLVIITTVGFGPFAGTIALIIGSTGMFGKFFADAIENVNPKPQESVRVLGASKTQEIRYGIVPLVLPSFVANGFFLLEINVGAAIALGVYGGGGLGFHLNVAGDTLQYQDLLAYVVFILVMMICIERVSDRFRKRIFNKGITLK